tatgttcctcagatgaggatctgattgtggcagatacctgatgtctaataggccctactcacttggcgatctgccgccgagttgcccgacggccgatgcggccgacgggcaacccggcggcgggggggcagtgacggggggagtgaagtttcttcactccccccgtcacccggctgcattgaagtgcaggcaaatatggacgagatcgtccatattggcctgcatgcacagccgacgggagaccagcgatgaacgagcgcggggacgcgcatcgttcatcacttaagtctccacactgaaagatatgaacgagatctcgttcatttatgaacgagatcgttcatatctttcagaaaatcgccaagtgtgtagggcctataagtgtcactccacctttcaggacaccaagattccatacaggatcagcattttgtaactctagcTTCTATCTTAAGGACCTATTTCGCCAGGactgtcacagccaactggcatcacccatacctatagctcagctagacaaccatttaggattggtacttggttctcagtacccggagcaaaagacaagtcatctgcatagcagtggtagatgaggacatgacatctgattatttcactcaGTGGTAACATGtacattgcaaaaagcataggagataggataagaaccttgaagaacaatgcatggcaatgataactatactccagaagattaaaatggttcctcacctgagtgatgtctattgtgtgtaacaagagctgatttatttctcagaatatagaaatggcttctcacctgtgtgagttcgctgatgtctaacaagatgtgatttatgtgcaaaacatttcctgcactcagagcaagaaaacagcttctcacctgtgtgacttctctgatgtataacaagatgtgatttacttacacaacatttcccacactcagagcaagaaaacagcttctcacctgtgtgacttctgtgatgtataacaagatctgatttgtgtgcaaaacatttcccacactcagaacatggaaatgccttttcacctgtgtgacttctgtgatgtgtaacaagttgtgatttctgtgtaaaacatttcccacactcagaacatggaaatggcttctcacctgtgtgacttctgtgatgtctaacaagatctgatttcagtgcaaaacatttcccacactcagagcaagaaaatggcttctcacctgtgtgtcttctgttatgtataacaagatgtgatttgtgtgcaaaatattttccacactcagagcaagaaaatggcttctcacctgtgtgacttctgttatgtctaacaagatctgatttgtgtgcaaaacatttaccacactcagaacatggaaatcccttctcacctgtgtgacttctctgatgtctaacaagttgtgatttctgtgtaaaacatttaccacaatcagagcaagaaaatggcttctcacctgtgtgtcttctgttatgtataacaagatgtgatttgtgtgcaaaatattttccacactcagaacatggaaatggcttctcacctgtgtgacttctctgatgtgtaacaagttgtgatttctgtgtaaaacatttcccacattcagaacatatcagtggcatttcacctgccttacctgtgtgtgggttaataggctttgtgttctgtgtaaaacatttggcatctatagaacagggaaacactgtatctactgtcagagctgtaacagatgcaccaatatcagagtgatcaggagaacatttcccaggatcagggggatcagctgatagagctggatgtataattggggtaatgggattatctcctggagaatcctgtctgctgtcattatcttttatgtcacaatccggggataacattagatgtccttctgagatatttctgcttgtgtgtccatctgctggaaataaaatacattatggaaatgtgacattttctgtaacaatattaatcttgtaaacaataggagaagacgactctctgggacacttaattgtaaatgtgtgtgtataataaaacataacttttaatgaaggctttataatattatgTCTCAgattatcattgtgtccaccctcctgagaacactcacaataacaaatgtaatattataataagacttagatatatctctctcttgtactggtaactaaccatgaagtataaatggagatgtagtcactcgccaagtcctatgtcagcaccaatgtaaaacaatggatggggaacatatcgtatgaattggagattctagatgaacaataacatcagtcatatgagctgatggatcagagaaatgtctcctaacgttactcctggaagcattggtaaggtagcattcctttatgtgtgtgctcatacgctggtaagcctgtacatgtgttactcacccttatataacgtatattgctacagcagagtaggtgtgtggaacaaggtattttacatgcaatacaccacattataccctgtaatcatcatcatcatctgctaggttataatctactttctcttacgtcctagaggatgctggggtccatttagtaccatggggtatagacgggtcctttgggagacactggcactttaagagtttaacagtgtggactggtccctccctctatgcccctcctatcagactcagtttagaaaatgtgccgggaggagccggtcacagctaggggaactcctaggagttgtttattttctagagttagttaggttacaggaaggctgctggcaacagcctccctgcttcatgggacttagggagagggggggggggtaggaaccaacttcctgaagagttaatggttctctactccgctgacaggacactgagctcctgaggttgctGATCACAAGCCTACGAGGCGACTGCTTGCTCCCGTAGCACGGGCGCCACCACCTAATAAAGCtagaagaaagaaaagtggtgagtacagcgctggcatcccggttagcgggtcgccagcgggtatggcggcacaagggtggaagcgcagctctgacaggctgcactccaggaaggttcagcaacacacagtgtaggcgctttgaggggcgtcctgagccagcgcggataaaccctacactggtcacacagctaacaggggctaatcctcctgttatcactaaaatcctcaggccagtataaacaattactgCGGGAAGCCGGGCGTCATTAcaaggggcttcctctcagagcggatccaggactcaccagcgccattttctccctgcagatcataggaactaggacactgacagggagcgctgccctccctattaaggttagtcagtcagcgccgggcttttatcataataactacctacaggggcgctgtgtggctgctccttatactctgtgactctctgaaggtactctggggggaaccgtgtctgacattttcctgtgtgtgtgtgtgtgtgtgtgtgtgagtatatccacattaccatgtctaaggactctgtgtcctgtgctgcagagtgtgtatcttctcctgaggagtctattccatgtactcaggactgcaatgtgctgtctcggcATTCTGAATCCaaaccaccatgggtggattctttaaggggaatgatatcccagatttcaacaaggatgtcacatactgagaaagagacgcaggttttgagacaatctgtagtgggtttgaagtattcagctcccactacttcatctaaaaccccacctacataccccaaaaaagtacacttgcccagataatgcaagccgacactgataccgactctgatacaggggaaggTGATGGGGATATTcaggggggggatgcatcccttgctaaaggggtgcagctaatgattgaagtcattagggatgttttgtatatttctgagaaggttccggcacaagtagaggaatcttattttacagtaaataagaagtcctcgcttaccttccctgcttctaaggagttaaactccttgtttgaaaaatcctgagaaaacccagagaaaaaattccagatccctagaagaattctcattgctttccctttccctgaagagaataggaagaagtgggaaaacccacctatagtagatgcttatgtatctaggctgtctaaaaagatggttttacctgttcctggttcaaccgccttaaaggagatggctgatcgcaagattgagactacgctcaaatcactatacactctacaggcgtggctttaaggcccactattgcttgtgcgtggatcactaaagccatagtaaagtggtcaggcaccttcatgtaaaattaaaaacaatttattaacacaTTTTATGTAAAacagttaaaagaaaaaaattccTATTACCACTAGGTGGCGATGTAAATTGAATCCCCAGTGACGTCTCCCTCCCCTTTTATGTGCATCAGCGCAAGAGCTGGCCAGTGACAATCTTCAGGTTGGCCCATTCTTTGCCAGGACTCACTGTACAACGGGTGGTGCTTATTGAATcattaagaagggtataaatagagtacccAACACCCATGGGATTTATGCTCccgaggaagctggattataccagtgaaatGCGTTGAGCTCATTCCATATCTGGATTCCACTCTCTGAATTGGCCTGCAAGATTTTTGTCATCCTCCGGCACTTATTGAACtttttctcccatcactggacatTTCATCAAACCGGATTGATCCACTTCTACAGCTTTAAATGGACATATCCTAATGCTGATGCCCATTGTCATGTGGATCTGGTAACTATTTACCTAATACAGTGAATGCATattgggaggctgtcctagccttaaGGAATGGACATTGATTGCCAATACATGAGAGTCACAAATGTATCTAATCAGTTGATCCAGATAAGACATTCTCAATTTACATCGCCACCTAGTGGTAATAGGAATTTGTTTCTTTTAACTGTTTTACATAAAAtgtgttaataaattgtttttaattttacatgaagcaaaccatctttttattaatttgttcagccagcgctggtatatattCTCTCTTACTGTTTAGTTTTTatttgaggaattgaccttcctcttaCCTGCTGCTATTGGCTGCGCACTTCCATATCTATTGTTTTGtaccttactagaggacttagatactatggataggagtgacattgacttgtttttatgtcacatacaggattctgcaggttagaTGGTGGAGgcaatgaaggacattggcctgcttaatgcaagggccacttccatggctctctcggcacgcagaggactctggctacgccaatggactgtggatgaagaatccaagaaaagtatggagaaccaggtcaggcactatttgggaacgcattggatgcgtggatttccacggcgaccgcgggtaagtcgacatttcttccctccgcagcagcctcagctaggaaatcttatcctacacctacactgcagtcctttcaagccacaaaatgtaaaaaatcccaaaaccctcccaccttctttagagaaggTCGGGAAAGAtctaaaaaacctgcaccaacaggttcccaggaacagaaactagGTTCTGCTTCCTTCAAATAttgagcatgatggtggacctctcagcctggagatcagacaggtggcagcgagactaaaagatttcagtcacgtctgggcgtcatcatgcctagacccctgggtgacggatattgttacccagggggacagactggagtttcaggaactcccacctcacagattcttcaaatcaggcttaccagcgacgctgacagaaagtgctatcctacaggaagccattcaaaaattggtacgaacaaatgtcatattttcagttccacctcacccaaaaaccaagggttattactcaaacctgtttgtggtactgaaaccagatggttcggtaaggcctatattgaacctgaagtcgttgaactcctacttgagggttttccaattcaagatggagtctctgagagcggtgatctcaggtctggaggagggggatttcctagtatccctagatatcaaaacagaaaaaatcagctgcgcaaagtatcagggaaaaaaacagtacaattttaggagagccgatgtatgtatataaattgatttattaatgaaaaagcataaaatagcagtaaaagatgctattttactgctattttatgctttttcattaataaatcaatttatatacatacattggctctcctaaaattgtactgtttttttccctgatactttgcacaGCTGATTTTTTTCTGTTTCTATATTCTCtaaccaaacacccacatagtgtttttcagccgcgcacGTATCAGGAcaatttgattattagcctcctgcaattgaggcgctgtagaagcagttttcgtttttttcttctttaatccctaga
This genomic stretch from Pseudophryne corroboree isolate aPseCor3 chromosome 3 unlocalized genomic scaffold, aPseCor3.hap2 SUPER_3_unloc_71, whole genome shotgun sequence harbors:
- the LOC134984671 gene encoding zinc finger protein OZF-like: MDIKAEDIEGEEETYVTDIKAEDIEGEEETYVTDMKEEDTEGEEDTYVRGNQQCKEEEIPTDISTDGHTSRNISEGHLMLSPDCDIKDNDSRQDSPGDNPITPIIHPALSADPPDPGKCSPDHSDIGASVTALTVDTVFPCSIDAKCFTQNTKPINPHTGKAGEMPLICSECGKCFTQKSQLVTHQRSHTGEKPFPCSECGKYFAHKSHLVIHNRRHTGEKPFSCSDCGKCFTQKSQLVRHQRSHTGEKGFPCSECGKCFAHKSDLVRHNRSHTGEKPFSCSECGKYFAHKSHLVIHNRRHTGEKPFSCSECGKCFALKSDLVRHHRSHTGEKPFPCSECGKCFTQKSQLVTHHRSHTGEKAFPCSECGKCFAHKSDLVIHHRSHTGEKLFSCSECGKCCVSKSHLVIHQRSHTGEKLFSCSECRKCFAHKSHLVRHQRTHTGEKPFLYSEK